In Dietzia sp. ANT_WB102, a genomic segment contains:
- the ykgO gene encoding type B 50S ribosomal protein L36, producing MKVRKSLRSLKNKPGAQVVRRRGKVYVINRKDPRFKARQG from the coding sequence ATGAAGGTCCGCAAGTCCCTTCGGTCGCTGAAGAACAAGCCGGGCGCCCAGGTTGTCCGTCGTCGCGGCAAGGTCTACGTGATCAACCGCAAGGACCCCCGGTTCAAGGCCCGTCAGGGCTGA
- a CDS encoding redoxin NrdH has translation MVTVYTKPACVQCNATYKALDKQGIEYEIIDISMDDEAREYVMALGYLQAPVVVAGSDHWSGYRPDRIKALASVAA, from the coding sequence ATGGTCACCGTCTACACCAAGCCCGCCTGCGTCCAGTGCAACGCCACCTACAAGGCGCTCGACAAGCAGGGCATCGAATACGAGATCATTGACATCTCGATGGACGATGAGGCTCGGGAATACGTCATGGCCCTCGGCTACCTCCAGGCACCCGTGGTGGTCGCCGGGTCTGACCACTGGTCCGGCTACCGCCCGGACCGCATCAAGGCCTTGGCTTCCGTCGCGGCCTGA
- the nrdI gene encoding class Ib ribonucleoside-diphosphate reductase assembly flavoprotein NrdI encodes MAAPMPAEEPVRIVYFSNVSEYTKRFVERVGFPALRIPVRRVEPMPTVSDPYVLIVPTYGGSLEITGKNGAAVPRQVVAFLNDEHNRSLCRGVIAGGNTNFGSDFGRSGDVIAKKLGVPYLYRFELMGTHEDVIRVREGLEEFWQHQQ; translated from the coding sequence ATGGCGGCTCCGATGCCGGCCGAGGAGCCGGTGAGGATCGTCTATTTCTCCAACGTGTCCGAGTACACGAAACGATTCGTCGAGCGGGTAGGTTTTCCCGCACTGCGCATACCGGTGCGCAGGGTTGAACCGATGCCGACAGTGTCGGATCCGTATGTTCTGATCGTCCCGACATACGGGGGAAGCCTCGAAATAACCGGGAAGAACGGGGCCGCGGTCCCGCGACAGGTGGTCGCGTTCCTCAACGACGAGCACAACAGAAGTCTCTGCCGGGGAGTCATCGCCGGCGGCAACACCAACTTCGGAAGCGACTTCGGTCGCTCCGGCGATGTAATCGCGAAAAAGCTGGGGGTCCCGTACCTCTATCGCTTCGAGTTGATGGGTACACACGAGGACGTCATCCGCGTCCGAGAGGGATTGGAAGAGTTTTGGCAGCACCAACAGTGA
- the nrdE gene encoding class 1b ribonucleoside-diphosphate reductase subunit alpha, producing the protein MATEGQRLDFHALNAMLNLYDADGNIQFEKDREAAREYFLQHVNQNTVFFHNLDEKLDYLVEKDYYEREVLDQYSRNFVRELFDYAYAKKFRFQTFLGAFKYYTSYTLKTFDGKRYLERYEDRVCMVALTLAAGDQKLARQLVDEIIEGRFQPATPTFLNSGKKQRGEPVSCFLLRIEDNMESIGRGINSALQLSKRGGGVALLLSNLREHGAPIKHIENQSSGVIPVMKLLEDSFSYANQLGARQGAGAVYLHAHHPDIFKFLDTKRENADEKIRIKTLSLGVVIPDITFELAKRNDDMYLFSPYDVERIYGKPFADVDISANYHEMVEDSRIKKTKINARHFFQTVAELQFESGYPYIMYEDTVNRANPIAGRITHSNLCSEILQVSTPSTYNDDLTYSHVGKDISCNLGSLNIAKAMDSPDFGQTIETAIRGLTAVSDQTSIASVPSIERGNSESHAIGLGQMNLHGYLARERIYYGSEEGVDFTNIYFYTVLYHALRSSNAIARERGTWFAGFPESKYASGEFFDKYTDQVWEPATERVRELFAEAEVSIPTQDDWRALKADVQKYGIYNQNLQAVPPTGSISYINNSTSSIHPVASKIEIRKEGKIGRVYYPAPYLTNDNLDYYQDAYEIGYEKIIDTYAAATQHVDQGLSLTLFFKDTATTRDVNRAQIYAWRKGIKTLYYIRVRQLALEGTEVEGCVSCML; encoded by the coding sequence ATGGCGACCGAGGGGCAGCGTCTGGACTTCCACGCGCTCAACGCCATGCTCAACCTGTACGACGCGGACGGGAACATCCAGTTCGAGAAGGACCGAGAGGCCGCGCGCGAGTACTTCCTCCAGCACGTCAACCAGAACACGGTCTTCTTCCACAACCTCGACGAGAAGCTCGACTACCTGGTCGAGAAGGACTATTACGAGCGCGAGGTGCTGGACCAGTATTCGCGCAACTTCGTGCGTGAACTGTTCGACTACGCCTACGCCAAGAAGTTCCGCTTCCAGACCTTCCTGGGTGCGTTCAAGTACTACACCTCGTACACGCTCAAGACGTTCGACGGGAAGCGCTATCTCGAGCGCTACGAGGATCGCGTCTGCATGGTCGCGCTCACCCTCGCTGCCGGCGACCAGAAGCTGGCCCGCCAACTGGTGGACGAGATCATCGAGGGCCGTTTCCAGCCCGCTACGCCGACTTTCCTCAACTCCGGTAAGAAGCAGCGCGGCGAGCCCGTATCTTGCTTCCTGCTGCGCATCGAGGACAATATGGAGTCCATCGGTCGCGGCATCAACTCGGCGTTGCAGCTGTCCAAGCGCGGCGGCGGGGTCGCACTCCTGCTGTCCAATCTGCGCGAGCACGGCGCACCCATCAAGCACATCGAGAACCAGTCCTCGGGTGTCATCCCCGTGATGAAGCTCCTCGAGGACTCCTTCTCCTACGCGAACCAGCTCGGCGCACGTCAGGGCGCTGGCGCGGTGTACCTGCACGCCCATCATCCGGACATCTTCAAGTTCCTCGATACCAAGCGTGAGAATGCGGACGAAAAGATCCGAATCAAGACGCTTTCGCTTGGTGTCGTGATCCCGGACATCACTTTCGAGCTGGCGAAGCGTAACGACGACATGTACCTGTTCTCGCCGTACGACGTCGAACGCATCTACGGCAAGCCGTTCGCTGATGTCGACATCTCGGCGAACTACCACGAGATGGTTGAAGACAGTCGGATCAAGAAGACCAAGATCAACGCGCGACACTTCTTCCAGACCGTCGCTGAACTGCAGTTCGAGTCGGGATACCCGTACATCATGTACGAGGACACGGTAAACCGGGCTAACCCGATCGCCGGTCGGATCACGCACTCCAACCTGTGCTCAGAGATCCTCCAGGTATCCACACCGTCGACCTACAACGACGACCTCACCTACTCCCACGTGGGTAAGGACATCTCGTGCAACCTCGGCTCCCTCAACATCGCCAAGGCCATGGACTCGCCCGACTTCGGGCAGACCATCGAGACGGCGATCCGCGGCCTGACCGCCGTGTCTGATCAGACCTCGATCGCCTCAGTCCCATCGATCGAGCGGGGCAACTCGGAGTCCCACGCGATCGGCCTCGGCCAGATGAACCTCCACGGTTACCTCGCACGGGAGCGGATCTACTACGGATCTGAGGAGGGCGTGGACTTCACGAACATCTACTTCTACACCGTGCTCTATCACGCGCTCCGGTCGTCCAACGCCATCGCACGCGAGCGCGGGACCTGGTTCGCGGGGTTTCCGGAGTCCAAGTACGCCTCGGGCGAGTTCTTCGACAAGTACACCGACCAGGTGTGGGAGCCGGCCACCGAGCGGGTGCGTGAACTCTTCGCCGAGGCAGAGGTCTCGATCCCGACCCAGGACGACTGGCGCGCGCTCAAGGCCGACGTGCAGAAGTACGGCATCTACAACCAGAACCTGCAGGCTGTCCCGCCCACCGGCTCGATCAGCTACATCAACAATTCGACCTCGTCGATCCATCCGGTCGCCTCGAAGATCGAAATCCGTAAGGAAGGAAAAATCGGGCGCGTCTACTACCCGGCGCCCTACCTGACGAACGACAACCTGGACTACTACCAGGACGCGTACGAGATCGGCTACGAGAAGATCATCGACACGTACGCGGCGGCGACCCAGCACGTCGACCAGGGCCTGTCACTGACCTTGTTCTTCAAGGACACCGCCACAACCCGTGACGTCAACCGCGCCCAGATCTACGCATGGCGCAAGGGAATCAAAACCTTGTATTACATCCGTGTGCGTCAGCTCGCACTCGAGGGCACCGAGGTCGAGGGCTGCGTCTCGTGCATGCTCTGA
- the nrdF gene encoding class 1b ribonucleoside-diphosphate reductase subunit beta, translating into MTAELHAPGSHSPAAGIQPKLVDRVSAINWNRIPDEVDDQVWGRLTTNFWLPEKVPVSNDIPSWQTLTEYEQQLTARVFTGLTLLDTLQGTVGAVSMIPDASTPHEEAVLTNIAFMESVHAKSYSTIFSTLCSTPQVDDAFRWAEENPYLQRKAKIVLGYYAGDDPLKRKIASVMLESFMFYSGFYLPMRWSSRAKLTNTADVIRLIIRDEAVHGYYIGYKYQRALEHVTQAERDELKDYTFELLFELYDNEADYTEDLYDPVGWTEDVKKFLRYNANKALMNMGYEGMFPKDETDVDPAILAALSPNADENHDFFSGSGSSYVMGKAVATEDEDWDF; encoded by the coding sequence ATGACCGCCGAGCTCCACGCTCCGGGATCCCACAGTCCCGCCGCCGGCATCCAGCCCAAGCTCGTCGACAGGGTGTCGGCCATCAACTGGAACCGCATCCCCGACGAGGTCGACGACCAGGTGTGGGGTCGCCTGACGACCAACTTCTGGCTGCCGGAGAAGGTCCCGGTTTCGAACGACATTCCGTCGTGGCAGACCCTGACGGAGTACGAGCAGCAACTCACCGCTCGCGTCTTCACGGGACTCACGCTGTTGGACACCCTTCAGGGAACTGTTGGCGCGGTGAGCATGATCCCCGACGCTTCGACCCCCCACGAGGAGGCGGTGCTCACCAACATCGCGTTCATGGAGTCGGTGCACGCCAAGAGCTACTCGACCATCTTCTCCACCTTGTGCTCGACTCCGCAGGTCGACGATGCGTTCCGCTGGGCCGAGGAGAACCCCTACCTCCAGCGCAAGGCCAAGATCGTGTTGGGGTACTACGCGGGGGACGATCCGCTCAAGCGGAAGATCGCCTCGGTGATGCTCGAGTCGTTCATGTTCTACTCGGGCTTCTACCTGCCCATGCGGTGGTCGTCGCGGGCCAAGCTCACCAACACCGCAGACGTCATCCGCCTCATCATCCGCGATGAGGCCGTGCACGGCTACTACATCGGCTACAAGTACCAGCGCGCACTCGAGCACGTCACCCAGGCCGAGCGGGACGAGCTCAAGGACTACACCTTCGAGCTGCTGTTCGAGCTGTACGACAACGAAGCGGACTACACCGAGGACCTTTACGACCCGGTGGGGTGGACCGAGGACGTCAAGAAGTTCCTCCGCTACAACGCCAACAAGGCGCTGATGAACATGGGCTACGAGGGGATGTTCCCCAAGGACGAGACCGACGTCGACCCGGCCATCCTCGCGGCACTCAGCCCCAACGCCGACGAGAACCACGACTTCTTCTCGGGCTCGGGCAGTTCGTACGTCATGGGCAAGGCCGTCGCCACCGAGGACGAGGACTGGGACTTCTGA
- a CDS encoding ABC transporter substrate-binding protein yields the protein MSHSVPVPDRRPARGHARRAARAAVPLALGLTLVACGPSPVDMVEHPMTTTPSRMAGEELQRSAEPEESCAPAPFPSEFPGAGDRQVPTEGPGPDTVTVPRSPERILALGTGAVDTACALGLQDLLVGTSGLPFDADVYLPASLVGLPSIGLDTGTDAKKVEEAARKLRPDLIVVAGSLELDSTIVAALGDVAPTVVYDADVLDWADGTKSIADAYGRPRAGGDLLLGVIEQARRVASAASPSDTRVSLVSVTGGDGDGVAVQRADTLGSLMLEAVGAERPPAQRTRDGERVPPLPESPALGDEMDGDVIFAVVGGEPGAEDAAREVFASDRWMALEAVGARRMFVMDRAVWEGAGPVAARAVLEDIRSSINGIAPDG from the coding sequence ATGAGTCATTCCGTGCCCGTCCCCGATCGTCGCCCTGCACGGGGGCACGCGCGGCGCGCCGCCCGGGCGGCCGTTCCCCTGGCATTGGGGCTGACACTGGTGGCGTGCGGCCCCTCCCCCGTCGACATGGTCGAGCACCCCATGACGACGACGCCGTCACGGATGGCGGGCGAGGAGCTGCAGCGCTCGGCTGAGCCCGAGGAGTCGTGCGCCCCGGCGCCGTTTCCATCGGAGTTCCCTGGTGCGGGTGACCGCCAGGTCCCCACCGAAGGGCCGGGCCCGGACACGGTGACGGTTCCGCGGTCGCCGGAACGGATCCTCGCGCTCGGTACGGGAGCGGTGGACACTGCTTGCGCACTCGGCCTGCAGGACCTCCTCGTCGGCACCTCCGGCCTGCCATTCGACGCCGATGTCTACCTGCCCGCCTCCCTCGTCGGACTACCGTCGATCGGTCTCGACACCGGGACGGATGCGAAGAAGGTCGAGGAGGCCGCGCGGAAGCTACGACCGGACCTCATCGTTGTGGCAGGATCACTGGAACTCGATTCGACCATCGTCGCGGCGCTGGGAGATGTCGCCCCCACGGTCGTCTACGACGCCGATGTGCTCGACTGGGCCGACGGCACCAAGTCGATCGCCGACGCCTACGGTCGGCCCCGAGCCGGCGGCGATCTCCTACTGGGTGTGATCGAACAGGCTCGGCGCGTCGCCAGTGCGGCTTCTCCATCAGATACCCGAGTCTCCCTAGTCTCGGTGACCGGCGGGGACGGTGATGGTGTGGCGGTGCAGCGTGCGGACACGCTGGGTTCTCTGATGCTGGAGGCCGTGGGTGCCGAGCGTCCGCCCGCGCAGCGCACGCGCGACGGCGAGCGCGTCCCTCCACTGCCGGAATCCCCTGCGCTCGGTGACGAGATGGACGGTGACGTGATCTTCGCGGTCGTCGGCGGCGAACCGGGTGCCGAGGATGCGGCGCGAGAGGTCTTCGCCTCCGACAGGTGGATGGCGCTCGAGGCCGTGGGGGCCCGACGCATGTTCGTGATGGACCGGGCCGTGTGGGAGGGTGCCGGGCCGGTGGCGGCACGCGCGGTTCTGGAGGACATCCGGAGTTCGATCAACGGGATCGCCCCCGACGGCTAG
- the ctaD gene encoding cytochrome c oxidase subunit I, producing MTAVAPKPVHELDHPPGEPTGNARPGSFVWKMLTTTDHKMLGIMYIVSCFIFFFIGGLMALLIRAELFFPGMQFLSNEQFNQLFTMHGTVMLLLYGTPIVVGFANYVMPLQIGAPDVAFPRLNAFGFWLFTFGGIIMLSGFLTPGGAASFGWTMYMPLADKIHSPNVGADLWILGVGIGGIGTILGAVNFVTTIICLRAPGMTMFRMPIFTWNILVASILILLIFPLLTAAAMGVFYDRTFGGRIYDPGNGGAILWQHLFWFFGHPEVYVLALPFFGIVSEVFPVFSRKPLFGYAGLVFATLAIAALSMAVWAHHMYVTGAVLLPFFSFMTFLIAVPTGVKFFNWIGTMWRGKMTFETPMMFALGFIVTFLFGGLTGVMMASGPIDFHISDTYFIVAHFHYTLFGTIVFATFAGVYFWFPKMTGRMYDERLGKLHFWLIFIGFHTTFLVQHWLGNQGMPRRYADYLDTDNFTVLNQISTVGSFILGIAMLPFIWNIIKSWRYGEIVTVDDPWGAGNSLEWATSCPPPRHNFVTLPRIRSERPAFELHYPHMSERMRAEAHVGGRAKSQDPDSAKDMAQRGSSPQKG from the coding sequence ATGACCGCAGTGGCCCCCAAGCCGGTCCACGAACTAGACCACCCGCCGGGTGAACCCACGGGTAACGCCCGGCCGGGCTCGTTCGTGTGGAAGATGCTCACGACGACTGACCACAAGATGCTCGGCATCATGTACATCGTCTCCTGCTTCATCTTCTTCTTCATCGGCGGCCTCATGGCGCTGCTCATCCGGGCGGAGCTCTTCTTCCCGGGCATGCAGTTCCTGTCGAACGAGCAGTTCAACCAGCTGTTCACGATGCACGGCACCGTCATGCTGCTGCTGTACGGGACGCCCATCGTCGTCGGGTTCGCGAACTACGTCATGCCGCTGCAGATCGGCGCGCCCGACGTGGCGTTCCCGCGACTCAACGCCTTCGGCTTCTGGCTGTTCACGTTCGGCGGCATCATCATGCTGTCGGGCTTCCTGACTCCCGGTGGGGCGGCGTCCTTCGGCTGGACGATGTACATGCCGCTGGCCGACAAGATCCACTCACCGAACGTCGGCGCGGATCTGTGGATCCTCGGCGTGGGCATCGGCGGTATCGGCACCATTCTCGGCGCCGTCAACTTCGTCACCACGATCATCTGCCTCCGTGCACCGGGCATGACCATGTTCCGGATGCCGATCTTCACGTGGAACATCCTCGTGGCGTCGATCCTCATCCTGCTCATCTTCCCGCTGCTCACCGCGGCGGCAATGGGTGTGTTCTACGACCGCACCTTCGGTGGTCGGATCTATGATCCGGGTAACGGTGGAGCCATCCTGTGGCAGCACCTGTTCTGGTTCTTTGGGCACCCTGAGGTGTACGTCCTCGCGCTGCCGTTCTTCGGCATCGTCTCCGAGGTGTTCCCGGTCTTCTCACGCAAGCCGCTGTTCGGCTACGCCGGTCTGGTCTTCGCGACGCTGGCCATCGCCGCACTGTCCATGGCTGTGTGGGCGCACCACATGTACGTCACCGGCGCGGTGCTGCTGCCGTTCTTCTCCTTCATGACGTTCCTCATCGCGGTCCCGACCGGCGTGAAGTTCTTCAACTGGATTGGCACGATGTGGCGCGGGAAGATGACGTTCGAGACGCCGATGATGTTCGCCCTCGGCTTCATCGTCACCTTCCTCTTTGGTGGGCTGACCGGTGTCATGATGGCGTCGGGTCCGATCGACTTCCACATCTCGGATACCTACTTCATCGTGGCGCACTTCCACTACACCCTCTTCGGCACCATCGTGTTCGCGACGTTCGCCGGCGTGTACTTCTGGTTCCCCAAGATGACGGGTCGGATGTACGACGAGCGGCTCGGCAAGCTGCACTTCTGGCTGATCTTCATTGGCTTCCACACCACGTTCCTGGTCCAGCACTGGCTGGGTAACCAGGGCATGCCCCGCCGTTACGCCGACTACCTGGACACGGACAACTTCACCGTCCTCAACCAGATCTCGACCGTCGGCTCGTTCATCCTCGGCATCGCGATGCTGCCGTTCATCTGGAACATCATCAAGAGCTGGCGCTACGGCGAGATCGTCACCGTTGACGATCCGTGGGGTGCTGGCAACTCCCTCGAGTGGGCGACGTCGTGCCCGCCGCCGCGCCACAACTTCGTGACGTTGCCGCGGATCCGCTCCGAGCGTCCTGCGTTCGAGCTGCACTACCCGCACATGAGTGAGCGGATGCGGGCGGAAGCGCACGTTGGCGGCCGGGCCAAGTCCCAGGACCCGGATTCGGCCAAGGATATGGCCCAGCGAGGCTCCTCTCCGCAGAAGGGTTGA
- the serB gene encoding phosphoserine phosphatase SerB yields MSTTGTPALLTVTGPDRPGVTAGVMSVLASHRAELVDVEQVVVNGHLSLGLMVRVDDSADVVTVVRELTEQVHDLGMQLEVQFDDIAPAAPPSTHAVVILGSPVTASAFSAVASSLASIGANIDTISGIADYPVTGLELHVSTAGRDAADDSLLRETLAPLSDSHGVDISVDRAGLGRRSKRLVVFDVDSTLVQGEVIEMLAAHAGKEDEVRAVTERAMRGEIDFAQSLHERVATLAGLPATVLDEVASDIVLTPGARTTIRTLKRLGIRCGVVSGGFIQVISGLVEELGLDFARANTLEIVDGTLTGRVVGEVVDREAKAAYLREFADELGISLSQTVAVGDGANDIDMLTTAGLGIAFCAKPALREVADASLSKPFLDTVLFVLGITRDEIEAADTAAGTYRRVPLT; encoded by the coding sequence GTGAGTACCACCGGAACCCCGGCCCTCCTCACCGTCACCGGGCCCGACCGCCCGGGCGTGACCGCGGGGGTCATGTCCGTCCTCGCGTCGCATCGCGCGGAACTGGTCGACGTGGAGCAGGTCGTCGTCAACGGACACCTGTCCCTGGGGCTCATGGTCAGGGTGGACGACAGCGCCGATGTCGTCACGGTCGTCCGCGAACTCACCGAGCAGGTCCATGACCTCGGGATGCAACTAGAGGTCCAGTTCGACGACATCGCCCCGGCGGCGCCGCCCTCCACACACGCAGTGGTGATACTCGGCAGTCCTGTCACGGCGTCCGCTTTCTCCGCGGTCGCCAGCTCACTGGCCTCCATCGGGGCGAACATCGACACGATCAGCGGGATCGCTGATTACCCGGTGACGGGCCTGGAACTGCACGTGTCCACCGCGGGCCGGGACGCGGCCGACGACTCGCTACTGCGCGAGACCCTCGCTCCTCTCTCTGATTCCCACGGTGTCGACATCTCGGTGGACCGGGCAGGACTCGGTCGCCGCTCCAAGCGACTCGTGGTGTTCGATGTGGACTCCACTCTCGTCCAGGGGGAGGTCATCGAGATGCTCGCCGCACACGCCGGTAAGGAGGACGAGGTCCGCGCCGTCACCGAGCGGGCCATGCGAGGTGAGATCGACTTCGCGCAATCCCTCCATGAGCGCGTGGCGACGTTGGCGGGCCTCCCGGCCACGGTGTTAGACGAGGTCGCATCGGACATCGTGCTCACCCCCGGTGCCCGTACGACCATTCGTACCCTCAAGCGATTGGGCATCCGCTGCGGCGTGGTCTCCGGAGGATTCATCCAGGTGATCTCGGGTCTCGTCGAGGAACTTGGTCTCGACTTCGCCCGCGCGAACACCCTCGAGATCGTGGACGGCACACTGACCGGCCGGGTGGTCGGCGAGGTGGTGGACCGCGAAGCCAAGGCTGCCTACCTCCGCGAGTTCGCCGACGAACTCGGTATCTCCCTCAGCCAAACCGTCGCAGTGGGCGACGGCGCGAACGATATCGACATGCTGACCACCGCTGGCCTAGGTATCGCGTTCTGCGCCAAGCCCGCGCTTCGCGAAGTGGCGGACGCGTCGCTGTCCAAACCGTTCCTCGACACCGTGTTGTTCGTGTTGGGGATCACCCGCGATGAGATCGAGGCCGCGGACACCGCCGCCGGCACGTACCGCCGCGTCCCGCTGACGTGA
- a CDS encoding aminoacyl-tRNA hydrolase, with product MPIVLHLPKANPPPRTPLLEAVAGAVAALCLDERVAPGGEWHEPYAAWLDARMRKIARRARGAQWTAALDVPGVTGHVDGAMARAFVPGPVDEVDPRLGKLQIGGTDLELDEPAAPPAGTPVVWIDGALEMSTGKAAAQVGHGVMLLIAAMERDRLDRWLDEGLPVAVRVADPARWRMLSDAVAARAPGVAAVVDAGYTEVAPGSLTVIAADAR from the coding sequence ATGCCGATCGTCCTTCACCTGCCCAAGGCGAACCCGCCGCCCCGGACCCCGCTCCTCGAGGCGGTGGCCGGCGCCGTCGCCGCGCTGTGCCTGGACGAGCGGGTCGCGCCGGGAGGGGAGTGGCACGAGCCATATGCCGCGTGGTTGGACGCCCGGATGCGCAAGATCGCCCGCCGAGCCCGTGGCGCCCAGTGGACGGCTGCCCTCGACGTCCCTGGAGTGACCGGGCACGTCGACGGGGCCATGGCAAGGGCGTTCGTCCCCGGTCCGGTCGACGAGGTAGACCCGCGGCTGGGCAAGCTGCAGATCGGCGGCACCGATCTCGAACTTGATGAGCCGGCCGCGCCACCTGCGGGGACGCCGGTGGTGTGGATCGACGGTGCGTTGGAGATGTCAACAGGCAAGGCTGCGGCTCAGGTCGGGCACGGGGTCATGCTGCTCATCGCGGCGATGGAGCGGGATCGTCTCGACCGCTGGCTCGACGAGGGGCTCCCGGTTGCCGTTCGCGTGGCGGATCCTGCTCGGTGGCGGATGCTGTCTGACGCTGTCGCCGCCCGAGCCCCAGGGGTCGCCGCGGTGGTGGACGCCGGTTACACCGAGGTGGCGCCGGGGTCACTCACTGTCATCGCGGCCGATGCGCGCTGA